GTGGCTCATGCCGACATCGAGCCCGCGATTCAGGGCGGCGGCGGCCACGGTCGGCTCGCCCTCGTCGAGGTACCAGGTTCCCTGCCCGATCACCGGCACCGCGGGTCGGTTGCGTCCGAAGGGTTGCCGTCGCATCGCGTGCTCCTGCGATCTGTGCCGTCCTGGGCCGCGCGGCACCCGGTGGGCAAGGGCAGATCACCGAGGATGCACGGTTTTCTGCGATCCGTCGCCAACGGGAGGGTGAGGTGGCGGGGCCGTGAGAGGAAAAAAGACCTTCTCCCCCGGCGTGTTCTTCAAAAAGAACATTCCGGTTGACAGAAAGTCCGCTTCCGGGTTTTTGTGCCGGCCTGCCAACTGGATCAAGACACCCGCCGAAGGACCTCATGACCGCTCCCGTCTCCCCGCCCGCCCGGACCCGCGCGCCGTGACGGCCCCCGTCCGCGTGCCCGTGCCGGCGGACCTGAGCGGCCGGCTCGGCGATCCCGATGCGCTCGTCCGGCTGGAGAGCGTGGCGAAGACCTACACGGCGCGCCGTGGCGCCGGCGCCGTCACGGCGCTCGAGGATATCGATCTCTCGGTGTCGCGCGGCCGGGTGCTCGGCGTCATCGGCCGCTCGGGCGCCGGCAAGTCGACGCTGATCCGCCTGGTCAACGGGCTGGAGCGGCCGAGCCGGGGCCGGGTGATCGTCGATCGGGCCGAGATCTCGAGCCTGTCGGAATCCGCCCTGCGGGCCGAGCGCCGCGGCATCGGCATGATCTTCCAGCACTTCAACCTGCTCTCGGCCCGCACGGCGGCCGGCAACGTCGCGCTGCCCCTCGAAGTGGCGGGCGCCGACAAGCGCGCGATCCGCGCTCGCGTCGCGGAACTCCTCGACCTCGTCGGGCTCGGCCCCCAGGCCGACCGCTACCCGGCCGAGCTGTCGGGCGGCCAGAAGCAGCGTGTCGGCATCGCGCGGGCGCTCGCCACCAACCCGAAGGTGCTGCTCTCCGACGAGGCGACCTCGGCCCTCGACCCCGAGACCACCCGCTCGATCCTCGACCTGCTCGGCCGGATCAACCGCGATCTCGGCCTGACGATCCTGCTCATCACCCACGAGATGGCGGTGATCCGGGCGATCGCCGACGAGGTCGCGGTGCTCGACGGCGGCCGCATCGCCGAGAAGGGCGACGTGTTCGAGGTCTTCACCCGGCCGCAAGCCGCGATCACCCGCACCTTCCTCGACGAGGAGACCGGCCGCACCCTGCCGCCGGCGCTCGCCGGCCGCCTCAGCCCCGGCCTGACGGCCGGGGAGGGGAAACAGGCGGTCCTGCGCATCACCTTCCGCGGTCCGCACGCCACCGATCCGGTTCTGGCGCAGCTCGCCCGCGACGCCGGCATCCCGGCCGGCATCCTCTCCGGCACCGTCGACGAGATCGCCGGCCGCCCCTTCGGCACCCTGGTGGTCGGGATTCCCCCCGAGCCCGCAATCGTCGAACGGGCGCAGGCCTTCCTCGCCGCCCGCGGCCTCGACGTCGAGATGCTGGGCACCCTCGACCTCGCCGGCTGGCAGCAGACCGCCGCGCCCCGCCTCCAGAATCCCTCTCGGACCGATCCGCGTCATGTCGCCTGAACTGACCCGCCTCCTCGTCCAGGCCACGATCGACACGCTGCAGATGGTGGCGGTGGCGGCCTCGCTGGGCACGCTGGTCGGCCTGCCGCTCGGCGTGTTCCTCGCCACCAGCGGCCGCGGCGAACTCCTGGCCGCGCCCTGGCTCAACCGGGTGCTCGGCCTCGTCGTCAACGCCACCCGCTCGACCCCGTTCATCATCCTGGTGGTGGCGATCATCCCGTTCACCCGGCTGGTCGCCGGGACCTCGATCGGCACCAACGCCGCCACCGTGCCGCTCACCATCGCGGCGATCCCGTTCATCGCCCGCCTCGTCGAGGGCGCGGTGCGGGAGGTCGATGGCGGCCTCGTCGAGGCGGCCCGCGCCTTCGGGGCGAGCCCGCTGCAGATCGTCCTCAAGGTGCTGATCCCCGAGGCTCTGCCGGGCATCGTGCTGGGCCTCACCCTGGCGGTGGTGTCGCTGATCGGCTTCTCGGCGATGGTCGGCGCCGTCGGCGGCGGGGGCCTGGGCGATCTCGGCATCCGCTACGGCTACCAGCGCTTCATGCCCGAGATGATGCTCGCCGTGGTGGTGGTGCTGATCGTCCTGGTGCAGCTGGTCCAGACCCTCGGCGACCGGCTGGCGCGGCGCATGAACAAGCGCCTGCGCCACGGCTGATCCCATTTTCCCTTACCCTCGGAGCGTGAATTCGATGCTGCGTACCCTCACCCTGGCGGTCCTCCTCGCCACCGCCGGCCTGCCGGCCCTTGCCCAGACCCAGCGCGTGCGCATCGGCGCCACGCCGGGCCCGCACGCCCAGATCCTGGAGGCGGTCAAGCCGATCGCCGCCAAGAAGGGCATCGACCTTCAGGTGGTCGAGTTCTCGGATTACGTCGTGCCGAACGAGGCTCTGTCGTCCGGCGAGCTGGAGGCCAACTCGTTCCAGCACCAGCCCTATCTCGACAACCAGAAGGCCGATCGCGGCTACAAGATCGAGAGCGTGGCCCAGACGGTGAACTTCCCGATGGGCGTCTACTCGAAGCGCCACAAGAGCTTCGATGCGGTGCCCGCCGGCGGCACGGTGGCGATCCCCAACGACCCGACCAATGGCGGCCGCGCCCTGCTGCTGCTCCAGGACAAGGGGCTCCTGAAGCTCAAGCCCGATGTCGGCTTCAAGCCGAGCGTCGCCGACATCACCGAGAACCCGAAGCGCCTGCGCATCATCGAGGTCGACGCGGCCCAGACCCCGCGCTCCCTCGACGACGTCGATGCGGCCGCGGTCAACACCAACTACGCCACCGCCGCCGGCCTCAAGCCCGGCGACGCGATCCTGAAGGAGGACCCCAAGGGCCCCTACGTCAACGTGATCGCGGTGCGCAGCGCCGACAAGGACAAGCCCTGGGTCAGGACCCTCGTCGAATCCTACCGCTCGCCCGAGGTGAAGGCCTTCATCGAGACCAAGTTCGGCGGCGCGGTGATCACCAGCTGGTGAGCCGGCCGGGGATGGGGCCGGCCGAAGGATCGATCTCTGGCCGGACCTTATCCACAAGACGAACGCCGATTGCAGCGGAGCCATGAAACCAAACGCGGCCGTGCGCGTCTTCTCAGCACGGCCCGCGTGATGGGCTGGCCTTCTTGAGGTGCCCGATGAAGATCCTGACTTCCTGCCTGGTCGCGGCCGTCCTCACCGCTGCCGCCGTTCCGGCCTTCGCTCAGGGCGGTTCGCCCTACAACAATTCGGGCTCGCAGGCCGGTGGCCCGCTCGCCGGCCAGCAGCGCGAGATGGGTGCTCCGGGCGGCGGCCCGGCCATGGGTGCCGCTCCGCGCGCGACCATGCAGCCGACCATGCGCAAGAAGCGCATGATGAAGCACCGCCGCATGCACCGTCACCACCACGCCCGCTGAGCCGAACCAGTCGGGTTCAGCCTTTTTCCGGCGCGTTCGTCCGGCGGCTCAGGCCGCCCGGCGGGCGCGCCTTCGTGTTTTCGCCGTCCCTTGGACGGGACGCGTCTCTGCGGAGCCCCCGTCTCAGAACCCGCCGGTACGCCACAGCGCGACCCCAGCCGCCACAAGCCCGGCGAGCCAGAGGCCGGCGATCAGCGTCAGGGTGCGTCGGCGGCCCGATCTCGGCCGGTTGTCGTTGGCGGCGCGGCGCAGCCGGAGGGACGCGGCGGCGTAGCCGTGGGTGGCTGCCGCGATCGTGGCCGGGCGGGCGGGGGCGGTCTTGCGCAGGCTCGTCATGGCGATTCGTGCTCGTCGGACGACGATAGCACGAGGGTGAGGCGAGCGTGAGCGCCCGAACGCCGCAAGCCGTCCGCGCGGCCCGATTTCGGGCGAGGATTCAGGCAGGATTTCAGGCGAGATTTCAGGAAGGCAGCCGGATCGGGCGCGCGACGCTCCGGGGCGCGTGATCGTCGATCCAGTGCGGGCTGAGCACGGCGCCGTCCTCGGTGACGATCCAGGGCAGGGTCTCGGGATCGTCGGCGCGCGCCGCCGCCGCGAGGGCGGCGCGCAGGGTGGGGTAGCGGCGCATCTCCCGGGGGCCCGGCGCGGCCCGGGTGCCGTGCCACACCATCAGCCCGGCCGGACGCTCCATCTGCGGCTGCGACATCGTGCAACTCCTCTGGACCAAGCGAGGAGACACTGGCACGGCCGAGTTTTCGCGATGCTGGCCGGACGATTGCGGTTCGGTCATGAAGCGGGGGGAGGGCGGCGTCACGATTCCGCCGGCGCCTCGCGGTGCGGCCGCAGTTCCGGGGCGCCGAGTTCGGGCTCGGCCTCCGCCGCAGGCTCGGCCCGGCTCTCGGCCCGGCTTGTATCGATGAAAAGGCGGGCCTCGCCCTCGCTGAGTCCCAAGCTGCGCAGGGCGTAGAGCGCCATGCCGAAGCCGACCTCGCGCTCGGCCATCAGTACCAGGCCGACCTTCTCCTCCTCGAGGTTGCGCCGCTCGGTGTCGCTGTGGGTGCGCACCACCGTGTCGATGCCCGGATTGGCCTCGCGGGCGATCTCGATCAGGCGGCGGGCCTGGTGCGCGTCCGGGCTCGCGACGACCAGCAGGCGCGCCCGCCCGATATCCGCCGCGTCGAGGATGCCGGT
This sequence is a window from Methylobacterium sp. SyP6R. Protein-coding genes within it:
- a CDS encoding MetQ/NlpA family ABC transporter substrate-binding protein yields the protein MLRTLTLAVLLATAGLPALAQTQRVRIGATPGPHAQILEAVKPIAAKKGIDLQVVEFSDYVVPNEALSSGELEANSFQHQPYLDNQKADRGYKIESVAQTVNFPMGVYSKRHKSFDAVPAGGTVAIPNDPTNGGRALLLLQDKGLLKLKPDVGFKPSVADITENPKRLRIIEVDAAQTPRSLDDVDAAAVNTNYATAAGLKPGDAILKEDPKGPYVNVIAVRSADKDKPWVRTLVESYRSPEVKAFIETKFGGAVITSW
- a CDS encoding methionine ABC transporter permease is translated as MSPELTRLLVQATIDTLQMVAVAASLGTLVGLPLGVFLATSGRGELLAAPWLNRVLGLVVNATRSTPFIILVVAIIPFTRLVAGTSIGTNAATVPLTIAAIPFIARLVEGAVREVDGGLVEAARAFGASPLQIVLKVLIPEALPGIVLGLTLAVVSLIGFSAMVGAVGGGGLGDLGIRYGYQRFMPEMMLAVVVVLIVLVQLVQTLGDRLARRMNKRLRHG
- a CDS encoding methionine ABC transporter ATP-binding protein, which encodes MTAPVRVPVPADLSGRLGDPDALVRLESVAKTYTARRGAGAVTALEDIDLSVSRGRVLGVIGRSGAGKSTLIRLVNGLERPSRGRVIVDRAEISSLSESALRAERRGIGMIFQHFNLLSARTAAGNVALPLEVAGADKRAIRARVAELLDLVGLGPQADRYPAELSGGQKQRVGIARALATNPKVLLSDEATSALDPETTRSILDLLGRINRDLGLTILLITHEMAVIRAIADEVAVLDGGRIAEKGDVFEVFTRPQAAITRTFLDEETGRTLPPALAGRLSPGLTAGEGKQAVLRITFRGPHATDPVLAQLARDAGIPAGILSGTVDEIAGRPFGTLVVGIPPEPAIVERAQAFLAARGLDVEMLGTLDLAGWQQTAAPRLQNPSRTDPRHVA